From the Eremothecium cymbalariae DBVPG#7215 chromosome 6, complete sequence genome, one window contains:
- the SEN34 gene encoding tRNA splicing endonuclease subunit SEN34 (similar to Ashbya gossypii AFL012C): protein MPSGKVAISVSSKLAVPLVFNIEDVKRLRERGAVGILCGTLPTAAQQNLFLTVPLRLMAEEAVWLVASGYAYFLGDDVLLQEALEGVGSKTVEQWGREERRQKEQQLAWRRQQRKEREAAYGGGGDGGDRGDLAAEGGDGDGARRLEEEQSLFIETCNESRLTSEKVRAFSEDAVLQQGLVNAVIARYLKIGDYLMFKSLREQNYFLSPGARFGARFIAYPGDPLRYHSHMAVQPAIDYYTEAVDLQQVVCGGRLGTGVKKLWILGGVRYREVEAGADQLLECGAPVSFFSIEWAGFG from the coding sequence ATGCCGTCAGGGAAGGTGGCTATCTCGGTCAGCAGCAAGCTGGCCGTGCCGCTGGTGTTTAATATCGAGGATGTGAAGAGACTGAGAGAACGGGGCGCAGTAGGAATTCTGTGTGGAACGCTACCCACGGCTGCGCAGCAGAATTTGTTTCTAACGGTGCCGTTGAGGCTTATGGCTGAGGAGGCTGTGTGGCTTGTAGCGTCAGGATATGCGTATTTTTTGGGCGACGACGTTTTGTTGCAGGAGGCGCTGGAAGGTGTCGGATCGAAAACCGTGGAACAATGGGGGCGGGAGGAGCGGCGGCAAAAGGAGCAGCAGCTAGCATGGAGGCGGCAGCAGCGTAAGGAAAGGGAGGCCGCTTACGGGGGGGGCGGCGACGGTGGCGACAGGGGAGATTTAGCCGCCGAGGGTGGCGATGGCGATGGCGCTCGGCGTTTAGAGGAGGAGCAGTCGCTGTTCATCGAGACGTGCAACGAATCGCGGCTGACGAGTGAGAAGGTGCGCGCGTTTTCTGAGGATGCGGTGTTGCAGCAGGGACTGGTGAATGCGGTGATAGCACGGTATCTTAAAATCGGGGATTACTTGATGTTCAAGAGTCTGCGAGAACAAAACTATTTCTTGTCGCCGGGGGCGAGGTTTGGGGCCCGGTTTATAGCGTACCCTGGGGATCCGTTGAGGTACCATTCGCATATGGCTGTGCAGCCAGCCATTGACTACTATACGGAGGCTGTTGATCTTCAGCAGGTGGTTTGTGGAGGGCGGCTTGGGACCGGGGTGAAGAAACTATGGATATTGGGTGGAGTGCGGTACCGGGAGGTGGAGGCTGGGGCGGACCAGTTGTTGGAGTGCGGTGCGCCAGTGTCTTTCTTTTCCATTGAGTGGGCAGGGTTCGGCTAG
- the FKS1 gene encoding 1,3-beta-D-glucan synthase (similar to Ashbya gossypii ACL181C), with protein MSYNDPNQQGQQHRQQQQAPQGYGEQQPYAQQPQAQHQQYAQYGQQQYDPQQYDPQQMAYDQYAGGQGMYGAEGGYYEQAPPAGAGGPGAYYEGHPQQGGAYDPEHAGYYDQMRAVGQDPENFSDFSYGPPATPSGYDQYGAAAGAAGGVDQYTPSRMSYAGDPRSSGSSTPIYGADGFDPSAVAMALPSDPYPAWTADSQSPVSVEQIEDVFIDLANRFGFQRDSMRNMFDHFMVLLDSRASRMSPQQALLSLHADYIGGDTANYKKWYFAAQLDMDDEVGFRNMNVGKLSRKARKARKKNKKVIAEATAADADATLNQLEGDNSLEAADFRWKTRMNKLSPLERVRQMALYFLIWGEANQVRFMSECLCFLYKCASDYLDSALCQQRVEPVPEGDYLNRVVTPIYRFLRNQVYEIVDGRYVKRERDHNKVIGYDDVNQLFWYPEGISRIIFEDGTRLIDLPAEERYLRLGDVVWDNVFFKTYKEVRTWLHMIINFNRIWIIHGSVYWMYTAYNSPSLYTHNYQQLVNNQPLPAYRWASCALAGTFACIVQLVATVLEWTFVPRNWAGAQHLSRRFLFLLVITAINLGPLVFVFIYDPLTVYSRLALWISAVMFFVSLITVLFFSVMPLGGLFTSYMKGSTRKYVASQTFTASFAPLFGIDMWMSYLVWLTVFAAKFAESYFFLTLSLRDPIRILSTIKMRCTGEKFWGDILCVHQGKVVLALMVITDFILFFLDTYMWYIVCNTVFSVGRSFYLGISILTPWRNIFTRLPKRIYSKILATTDMEIKYKPKVLISQVWNAIVISMYREHLLAIDHVQKLLYHQVPSEIEGKRTLRAPTFFVSQDDNNFDTEFFPRNSEAERRISFFAQSLATPIPEPLPVDNMPTFTVLTPHYSERVLLSLKEIIREDDQFSRVTLLEYLKQLHPVEWDCFVKDTKILAEETAAFEGAEDDPEKEDGLKSQIDDLPFYCIGFKSAAPEYTLRTRIWASLRSQTLYRTVSGMMNYARAIKLLYRVENPEIVQMFGGNAEGLERELEKMARRKFKFLVSMQRLAKFKPHEMENAEFLLRAYPDLQIAYLDEEPPLNEGEEPRIYSALIDGHCELLENGRRRPKFRVQLSGNPILGDGKSDNQNHALIFYRGEYIQLVDANQDNYLEECLKIRSVLAEFEELNVEQVNPYAPGLKYEEQQNNHPVAIVGAREYIFSENSGVLGDAAAGKEQTFGTLFARTLAQIGGKLHYGHPDFINATFMITRCGISKAQKGLHLNEDIYAGMNALLRGGRIKHCEYYQCGKGRDLGFGTILNFTTKIGAGMGEQMLSREYYYLGTQLPIDRFLSFYYAHPGFHLNNLFIQLSLQMFLLTLVNMNSLAHESILCDYDKNKPITDVLKPYGCYNLSPVVDWVRRYTLSIFIVFFIAFVPIVVQELIERGVWKALQRFVRHLTSLSPMFEVFAGQIYSASLISDMTIGGARYISTGRGFATSRIPFSLLYSRFAGSAIYMGARSMLMLLFASVSHWQPALLWFWASMCAMMFSPFIFNPHQFAWQDFFLDYRDFIRWLSRGNNKFHKNSWIAYVRVSRARVTGFKRKLIGDESEAIGDSARAHRTNVLAAELLPSLFYLIGCMFAFTFINAQTGVNNAQVTNSILRLVICAVAPIAIDTGALAVIMGLSCCAGPLLGVCCKKTGPVMAAVAHGISVVAHIICFEVMWCLERMNFARMLIGFVTMIQFERVILQLMTICFLTREFKNDHANAAFWSGKWYSAGLGYMAWTQPAREFVAKIIEMSEFAADFFLGHILLFFQFPILCIPSIDKFHSMMLFWLKPSRQIRPPIYSLKQTRLRKRMVRKYSCLFFLIFFAVLVVVVLPAVATLVKIIKVEKLQLDMGKQLEGLMQPYNTNNNDTGPDILTSSGYYFSSTPIMSNWTTKTP; from the coding sequence ATGTCGTACAACGATCCTAACCAGCAGGGGCAGCAGCACcgccagcagcagcaggcaCCGCAGGGCTACGGAGAGCAGCAGCCCTATGCACAGCAGCCGCAGGCGCAGCATCAACAGTACGCACAGTAcgggcagcagcagtacGACCCGCAGCAGTACGACCCGCAGCAGATGGCGTACGACCAGTACGCGGGCGGTCAAGGGATGTATGGCGCCGAGGGGGGGTATTATGAACAAGCACCACCTGCAGGCGCCGGAGGACCGGGCGCATACTACGAGGGCCACCCGCAGCAGGGCGGCGCCTACGACCCGGAGCATGCAGGGTATTATGATCAGATGCGGGCGGTAGGCCAGGACCCGGAGAATTTCTCTGATTTCAGTTATGGGCCGCCAGCCACGCCCAGCGGGTACGACCAGTACGGCGCCGCCGCCGGCGCCGCCGGCGGCGTGGACCAGTACACGCCGTCGCGCATGAGCTATGCCGGGGACCCGCGGTCGTCCGGGTCGTCCACGCCGATCTACGGCGCGGACGGATTTGATCCGTCCGCGGTCGCCATGGCGCTGCCAAGCGACCCGTATCCGGCGTGGACCGCGGACAGCCAGTCGCCGGTCAGTGTGGAGCAGATCGAGGATGTGTTTATCGACTTGGCGAACAGGTTTGGGTTCCAGCGGGACTCCATGCGCAACATGTTCGATCACTTCATGGTGTTGCTAGATTCGCGTGCTTCGCGAATGTCGCCACAGCAGGCGCTCCTTTCTTTGCATGCGGATTACATCGGCGGGGACACGGCCAACTACAAGAAGTGGTATTTTGCCGCGCAGCTAGACATGGACGATGAGGTTGGGTTCCGGAACATGAACGTGGGCAAGTTGTCGCGCAAGGCGCGCAAGGCGCGcaagaaaaacaagaaagTGATCGCTGAGGCGACGGCGGCAGATGCGGACGCCACGCTGAACCAGTTGGAGGGCGATAACTCGTTGGAGGCTGCAGATTTCCGGTGGAAGACGCGGATGAATAAGCTTTCGCCGTTGGAAAGGGTGCGTCAGATGGCGTTGTACTTTCTGATCTGGGGAGAGGCCAACCAGGTGCGTTTCATGTCGGAGTGTCTCTGTTTCTTGTACAAGTGTGCATCGGACTACTTGGACTCGGCGTTATGCCAGCAGCGGGTGGAGCCGGTGCCTGAGGGGGATTACTTGAATAGGGTTGTGACGCCCATCTATCGGTTCCTTAGAAACCAGGTGTACGAGATTGTGGACGGGCGTTACGTGAAGCGGGAGCGGGATCACAATAAGGTTATTGGGTATGATGACGTCAACCAATTGTTTTGGTACCCGGAGGGGATTTCGCGGATTATTTTCGAAGACGGGACACGTTTGATCGATTTGCCTGCGGAGGAACGGTATTTGCGTCTAGGGGATGTTGTGTGGGACAATGTGTTCTTCAAGACGTACAAGGAGGTGCGGACTTGGTTGCACATgatcatcaatttcaatCGTATTTGGATTATTCATGGGTCGGTGTACTGGATGTACACGGCGTACAACTCGCCGTCGTTGTATACGCACAACTATCAGCAGCTTGTTAATAACCAGCCGTTACCCGCTTATAGATGGGCGTCGTGTGCGTTGGCCGGGACGTTTGCGTGTATAGTGCAGTTGGTTGCTACGGTTTTGGAGTGGACGTTTGTTCCTAGGAACTGGGCGGGCGCGCAACATTTGTCCAGACGGtttctatttttgttgGTTATCACGGCAATTAATCTTGGGCCACTTGTTTTCGTGTTCATTTACGATCCGTTGACGGTGTATTCTAGGTTAGCGTTATGGATCTCGGCGGTGATGTTTTTTGTATCGCTTATAACGGTGCTCTTCTTCTCTGTGATGCCGTTGGGCGGGCTATTCACGTCGTATATGAAAGGATCTACGAGGAAGTACGTTGCTTCGCAGACATTTACGGCGTCGTTTGCGCCTCTCTTTGGGATTGATATGTGGATGTCGTACTTGGTGTGGCTCACTGTGTTCGCGGCTAAGTTTGCTGAGTcttatttctttttgacGTTGTCTTTGCGTGATCCTATTCGGATTCTTTCTACTATCAAGATGCGTTGTACCGGGGAGAAATTCTGGGGAGATATTCTATGCGTGCATCAGGGTAAAGTTGTTTTGGCGTTGATGGTTATCActgattttattttattctttttggataCCTATATGTGGTATATTGTTTGCAATACGGTGTTTTCTGTTGGACGGTCGTTCTATCTCGGTATTTCTATCTTGACTCCGTGGAGGAATATTTTCACGAGGTTGCCCAAGAGAATATATTCCAAGATTTTGGCTACGACCGATATGGAGATCAAATACAAGCCGAAGGTTTTGATCTCTCAGGTTTGGAATGCGATCGTTATTTCTATGTACAGAGAACATTTGTTGGCCATTGACCACGTTCAAAAGTTGTTGTACCATCAGGTTCCCTCGGAGATCGAGGGTAAGCGGACTTTGCGTGCACCAACGTTTTTCGTTTCTCAAGACGATAATAATTTTGATACTGAGTTTTTCCCGAGAAATTCTGAAGCCGAACGTCGTATTTCATTCTTTGCCCAGTCGTTAGCAACTCCAATTCCAGAGCCTCTTCCCGTGGATAATATGCCAACGTTTACTGTTTTGACTCCGCACTATTCTGAAAGGGTGTTGTTGTCCTTGAAGGAAATTATCCGTGAAGACGATCAGTTCTCGAGGGTTACTTTGTTGGAGTATTTGAAACAGTTGCATCCAGTTGAATGGGATTGTTTTGTCAAGGATACCAAGATTTTGGCGGAGGAGACCGCTGCGTTTGAAGGAGCCGAGGACGATCCTGAAAAGGAGGATGGTCTCAAATCGCAGATTGACGATTTACCATTCTATTGTATTGGTTTCAAGTCTGCGGCTCCGGAATACACACTACGTACCCGTATTTGGGCGTCGTTGAGATCCCAAACGTTGTACCGTACTGTTTCTGGAATGATGAATTATGCTCGTGCGATCAAGTTGTTGTACAGAGTGGAGAATCCTGAAATTGTCCAAATGTTTGGTGGTAATGCTGAAGGCTTGGAAAGAGAACTGGAAAAGATGGCCCGGAGGAAGTTCAAGTTTTTGGTGTCCATGCAGAGACTGGCCAAGTTCAAACCTCATGAAATGGAGAATGCAGAATTCTTGTTGCGTGCTTATCCCGATTTGCAAATTGCGTACTTGGACGAAGAGCCTCCATTGAATGAGGGTGAAGAGCCAAGAATTTATTCTGCTTTGATTGATGGCCACTGTGAATTGTTGGAAAATGGCCGCAGAAGACCCAAGTTCCGTGTGCAACTCTCTGGTAATCCAATTTTGGGTGATGGTAAGTCTGATAATCAAAACCATGCTTTGATTTTCTACAGAGGTGAGTATATCCAGCTGGTTGACGCAAACCAAGACAattatttggaagaatGTCTAAAGATCAGATCTGTTTTGgctgaatttgaagagttgAATGTTGAACAAGTTAATCCGTATGCTCCAGGTTTGAAGTACGAGGAACAGCAGAATAACCATCCAGTGGCTATTGTTGGTGCTCGTGAGTACATTTTCTCTGAAAACTCAGGTGTCTTGGGTGATGCTGCAGCAGGTAAAGAGCAAACTTTTGGTACGTTGTTTGCACGTACATTAGCACAGATTGGTGGTAAGTTACATTATGGTCACCCTGATTTTATTAATGCAACCTTTATGATTACGAGATGTGGTATTTCTAAAGCTCAAAAGGGTTTACACTTGAATGAAGATATTTACGCTGGTATGAATGCTTTGCTACGCGGTGGCCGTATTAAACATTGTGAATACTACCAATGTGGTAAGGGTAGAGATTTAGGTTTTGGTACTATTTTGAACTTCACAACCAAGATTGGTGCTGGTATGGGTGAACAGATGTTGTCGCGTGAATACTACTACTTGGGTACCCAGCTACCTATTGATCGTTTCTTATCCTTTTACTATGCGCACCCTGGTTTCCACTTGaataatttgtttattCAATTATCTTTGCAGATGTTCTTATTGACTTTAGTTAATATGAATTCGTTGGCTCATGAATCCATCCTCTGTGATTACGATAAAAACAAGCCAATCACCGACGTTCTAAAACCATATGGTTGTTATAACTTGTCACCAGTTGTTGACTGGGTTAGACGTTATACTTTATCTATTTTCATTGTGTTCTTCATCGCCTTTGTGCCTATAGTGGTTCAAGAGTTGATAGAACGTGGTGTTTGGAAGGCACTTCAAAGATTCGTTCGTCATTTAACCTCGCTATCACCTATGTTTGAAGTCTTTGCTGGTCAGATTTACTCTGCCTCTTTGATTAGTGATATGACCATCGGTGGTGCTCGTTATATATCCACTGGTCGTGGTTTTGCCACCTCTCGTATCCCCTTTTCCCTTTTATACTCAAGGTTTGCCGGATCAGCGATTTACATGGGCGCTAGGTCGATGCTGATGTTATTGTTTGCCTCTGTTTCCCACTGGCAACCAGCATTATTATGGTTCTGGGCATCGATGTGTGCCATGATGTTTTCACCATTTATTTTCAACCCACACCAGTTTGCTTGGCAAGATTTCTTCTTGGATTACAGAGACTTTATCAGATGGTTGTCTAGAGGTAACAACAAATTCCACAAAAATTCTTGGATTGCGTATGTTAGGGTTTCTAGAGCTCGTGTCACTGGTTTCAAGAGGAAGTTGATTGGTGATGAATCTGAAGCTATCGGTGATTCAGCGAGAGCCCACAGGACAAACGTCTTGGCTGCAGAATTACTTCCATCATTATTTTACTTAATCGGTTGTATGTTTGCATTCACTTTCATAAACGCTCAAACTGGTGTAAACAACGCACAGGTGACCAACTCTATTCTTCGTTTAGTTATTTGTGCCGTAGCTCCTATTGCGATTGATACGGGTGCTCTTGCGGTAATCATGGGTCTTTCATGTTGCGCAGGTCCTCTGTTAGGAGTCTGTTGCAAGAAAACCGGCCCTGTTATGGCTGCAGTTGCCCATGGTATCTCTGTTGTCGCTCACATTATCTGCTTCGAGGTTATGTGGTGTTTGGAACGTATGAACTTCGCCAGAATGTTGATCGGCTTCGTTACGATGATCCAGTTCGAAAGGGTAATATTACAATTGATGACAATTTGCTTTTTGACTCGTGAGTTTAAGAACGATCATGCTAACGCAGCATTCTGGAGTGGTAAATGGTACAGTGCCGGTCTAGGTTACATGGCTTGGACACAACCTGCAAGAGAGTTTGTTGCTAAGATCATTGAAATGTCTGAATTCGCTGCAGATTTCTTCTTGGGACACATTCTActcttcttccaattccCCATTTTGTGCATTCCTTCCATTGATAAATTCCATTCCATGATGTTGTTCTGGTTGAAACCTTCTCGTCAAATCCGTCCACCCATCTATTCATTAAAACAAACCAGGTTGCGTAAGCGTATGGTTAGAAAGTACAGTTgtttgttctttttgatcttctttGCGGTTCTTGTTGTCGTTGTTCTACCAGCAGTTGCTACATTGGTAAAAATCATTAAGGTAGAGAAACTACAATTGGACATGGGCAAACAGCTAGAGGGCTTAATGCAACCATATAACACAAACAACAACGACACTGGTCCAGATATTCTAACGTCGTCCGGTTATTACTTCTCTTCTACCCCAATCATGTCTAATTGGACTACCAAGACCCCttga
- the POP6 gene encoding ribonuclease P/MRP protein subunit POP6 (similar to Ashbya gossypii ACL177W), which translates to MAAFRFHTDRKRTKATIHIYLRNTSSYRPLLWALLTNIPMQTNQETQTAPTPPHQLLFNGQPIPANLAEPETCFAYIKAKIIDCLLLEVHGQRDRFAVDAYAQIGSQDQVQTVVRRLLVKLAEKKQPVLMYSYGKHVQRLLSTVETLKKQLCDREFPFEQFNHMSCFVHVRVGRNELLEQRINIPVLVVVIAPEGEFFSMSNFQKQ; encoded by the coding sequence ATGGCAGCCTTCCGTTTCCACACAGATCGAAAAAGAACCAAAGCTactatacatatatacctACGCAATACAAGCTCGTATCGACCACTGCTTTGGGCCCTGCTGACCAATATCCCTATGCAGACAAATCAGGAAACACAGACCGCTCCCACTCCCCCCCACCAGCTGCTGTTCAACGGCCAGCCCATTCCTGCGAATCTCGCAGAGCCAGAAACTTGCTTCGCGTATATCAAAGCCAAGATAATCGATTGTCTGCTCTTAGAGGTGCATGGGCAGCGTGACCGTTTCGCCGTCGACGCATACGCCCAGATCGGCAGCCAAGACCAAGTGCAGACCGTGGTGCGTCGCTTACTCGTAAAGCTCGCCGAGAAAAAACAACCCGTGCTGATGTACTCGTATGGGAAGCATGTTCAAAGATTACTGAGCACAGTGGAAACGCTAAAGAAACAGCTGTGTGATCGGGAGTTTCCCTTTGAACAGTTTAATCATATGAGTTGTTTTGTGCATGTGCGTGTGGGGAGGAACGAATTACTAGAACAGAGGATTAATATTCCGGTGCTTGTTGTAGTGATTGCGCCTGAGGGAGAGTTTTTTAGTATGTCTAATTTCCAGAAGCAATGA
- the RPP0 gene encoding 60S ribosomal protein uL10 (similar to Ashbya gossypii ACL178C), translated as MGGVREKKAEYFSKLRDYLEEYKSVFIVGVDNVSSQQMHEVRKALRGRAVVLMGKNTMVRRAVRGLISDFPDYEKLLPFVKGNVGFVFTNDPLSEIKDVIISNKVAAPARPGAIAPEDIWVRAVNTGMEPGKTSFFQALGVPTKIARGTIEITSDVNVVQAGKKVGASEASLLNLLNISPFTYGLTVVQVYDNGQVFPSTILDITDEELVSHFVTAVNTIATISLAIGYPTLPAVGHNLINNYKNLLAVAIASNYIYPEIEELSDRIANPEKYASSAPVAAAAAASSDAPAEAAEEEEEDESDADMGFGLFD; from the coding sequence ATGGGAGGCGTCCGTGAAAAGAAGGCTGAATACTTCTCAAAGTTGAGAGACTACTTGGAGGAATACAAATCTGTGTTCATTGTTGGTGTTGACAATGTGTCTTCTCAACAGATGCATGAGGTCAGAAAGGCTCTAAGAGGTAGAGCTGTTGTTTTGATGGGTAAGAACACTATGGTCAGAAGAGCCGTTAGAGGGTTGATTAGCGACTTCCCAGACTACGAAAAGTTGTTGCCTTTTGTCAAGGGTAACgttggttttgttttcacTAACGATCCTTTGTCTGAGATCAAGGACGTTATTATCTCTAACAAGGTTGCTGCTCCAGCTAGACCTGGTGCTATTGCACCAGAGGATATCTGGGTTAGAGCTGTTAACACCGGTATGGAACCAGGTAAGACTTCTTTCTTCCAAGCTTTGGGTGTCCCAACCAAGATTGCCAGAGGTACCATTGAAATTACCTCTGATGTCAATGTTGTTCAAGCCGGTAAGAAGGTTGGTGCTTCCGAGGCCTCTTTGTTGAACTTGTTGAACATCTCTCCATTTACCTACGGTTTGACTGTTGTTCAAGTTTACGACAATGGCCAGGTGTTCCCATCTACCATCTTGGATATTACTGATGAGGAGTTGGTTTCCCACTTTGTCACTGCTGTAAACACCATTGCTACCATCTCCTTGGCAATTGGTTACCCAACCTTGCCAGCTGTTGGCCACAACTTGATCAACAACTACAAGAACTTGTTGGCTGTTGCGATTGCTTCCAACTACATCTACCCAGAGATTGAGGAGTTGTCTGACAGAATCGCCAACCCAGAGAAGTATGCTTCCAGTGCTCCAGtcgctgctgctgctgctgcctcTTCTGATGCTCCAGCCGAAGCTGCtgaggaagaggaggaagacgAATCTGACGCTGACATGGGTTTCGGTTTATTCGATTAA